One Terriglobia bacterium DNA segment encodes these proteins:
- a CDS encoding YdcF family protein, which produces MPPQGSPALSARRHNRLAWLLAAVLLAVVAYTAVVYRRIQQQMWVDETRPADAIVVLGAAEYAGRPSPIFKARLDHALALYQRGIAPVMITTGGQGEDPKFSEGGVGRKYLVEHGVPEQKIIAETQSDNTDESTERVATIMQVNGMRSCVVVSDGYHIFRVKRMLGRYGVQVYGAPRPQSRPRSRWQRVSLVLREVLSYTLWRLHIT; this is translated from the coding sequence ATCCCGCCCCAGGGGTCTCCCGCATTGAGTGCGCGACGACACAATCGGCTCGCGTGGCTGCTGGCCGCAGTCTTGCTTGCGGTCGTGGCATACACGGCCGTGGTCTACCGGCGCATCCAGCAGCAGATGTGGGTGGACGAGACGCGGCCGGCGGACGCTATCGTGGTGCTGGGCGCGGCGGAATACGCGGGGCGCCCGTCTCCCATTTTCAAGGCGCGTCTGGACCACGCGCTCGCGCTCTACCAGCGGGGCATCGCGCCGGTCATGATCACCACCGGCGGGCAGGGCGAGGACCCGAAGTTCAGCGAAGGCGGCGTCGGGCGCAAATACCTGGTGGAGCACGGCGTGCCCGAACAGAAGATCATCGCCGAGACGCAGAGCGACAACACGGACGAATCCACCGAGCGGGTGGCCACCATCATGCAGGTGAACGGCATGAGAAGCTGCGTGGTGGTGAGCGACGGGTACCACATCTTCCGGGTCAAGCGCATGCTGGGGCGTTACGGAGTGCAGGTGTACGGCGCGCCGCGTCCGCAGTCCCGCCCGCGGAGCCGCTGGCAGCGGGTTTCCCTGGTGCTGCGGGAGGTCCTCAGCTACACCCTCTGGCGGTTGCACATCACCTAG
- a CDS encoding CoA-binding protein: MPSDPIYDLLNNAKTIAVVGLSNSPLRPSHGVALYLQQHGYRIIPVNPKIESALGEKAYPSLDAVKEKIDIVDIFRRPEFVPDIVAQAIRLKIPAVWMQEEVVNQQAYERAKRAGLFVVMDRCILKEHRTRF; this comes from the coding sequence GTGCCCTCCGATCCCATCTACGATCTTCTAAACAACGCAAAGACCATCGCCGTGGTGGGGCTCTCCAACAGCCCGCTGCGGCCCAGCCACGGCGTCGCCTTGTATCTGCAGCAGCACGGCTACCGCATCATCCCGGTGAATCCCAAGATCGAGTCGGCGCTGGGCGAGAAAGCGTATCCGTCGCTCGACGCGGTGAAAGAAAAGATCGACATCGTGGACATCTTCCGCCGGCCCGAGTTCGTCCCCGACATCGTGGCCCAGGCCATCAGGCTCAAGATCCCCGCCGTCTGGATGCAGGAGGAAGTCGTCAACCAGCAGGCCTACGAGCGGGCGAAGAGGGCGGGCCTGTTCGTGGTCATGGACCGCTGCATCCTGAAAGAGCACCGCACGCGGTTCTAG
- a CDS encoding RNA methyltransferase — MPSTTRARLRHITSAQNALVKELRRAFSRGELTSDGNCAIEGIRITEEAIRSGLRFRAVFFRESATSAAERLLPQIGANVETVTVPDAVFDSVVATETPQGIAALVKLKSFELEDALRAPVPLVVVAAGVQDPGNLGTLLRSAEAFGATGILVGEKTVSHLSPKTVRASAGSVFRLPIISVTLADVLPRLREAGLRLVATSSHKGTPADGADLAGKLALFIGNEGAGLPRDVMKDMDEVIVIPHSPKVESLNAGIAASILLYEAARQRRANL, encoded by the coding sequence GTGCCCTCCACCACCCGCGCTCGCTTGCGCCACATCACCAGCGCCCAGAACGCGCTGGTCAAGGAGCTGCGCCGTGCCTTCTCCCGCGGCGAGCTGACTTCTGACGGGAACTGCGCCATCGAAGGCATCCGCATCACCGAGGAGGCCATCCGCAGCGGCCTGCGCTTCCGCGCCGTGTTCTTCCGCGAGTCGGCGACGTCGGCCGCCGAACGCCTGCTGCCGCAGATCGGCGCCAACGTCGAGACCGTCACCGTGCCCGACGCCGTCTTCGACAGTGTGGTCGCGACCGAAACTCCTCAAGGCATCGCCGCCCTGGTGAAACTGAAGTCGTTCGAACTCGAAGACGCATTGCGCGCGCCTGTGCCCCTGGTGGTGGTCGCTGCCGGCGTGCAGGATCCGGGCAACCTCGGCACCTTGCTGCGCTCCGCCGAAGCCTTCGGCGCGACGGGGATCCTGGTCGGCGAAAAGACCGTGAGCCACCTTTCGCCCAAGACCGTGCGCGCCTCGGCGGGCTCGGTCTTTCGTCTGCCCATTATTTCCGTGACTCTTGCCGACGTTCTGCCGCGTCTTCGCGAGGCCGGCCTGCGCCTGGTGGCGACCTCCTCGCACAAGGGCACTCCCGCGGATGGGGCCGATCTCGCGGGCAAGCTGGCGCTGTTCATCGGCAACGAGGGCGCGGGCCTCCCGCGCGACGTGATGAAAGATATGGACGAGGTCATCGTCATCCCCCACTCGCCCAAGGTCGAATCCCTCAATGCCGGGATTGCCGCGAGTATCCTTCTGTATGAAGCTGCGCGGCAGAGGCGCGCAAATTTGTAA
- a CDS encoding tetratricopeptide repeat protein, protein MLRLLALTTCILAAAVAFAQGPTPLTGPATQESTALAPSQFHHAEPPDPNMTASQLEGQADTLRAQKYYADAIDYYRAALAKSPKAASLWNKLGIAELQLMRYVDAGKDFDRAVKLEPGLSDAVNNRGVVFYIQQDYKKAIKLYRKAIGLRPGSASFHSNLATALFSRQEFDKASAEYLRALELDPDILERQSSGGIQAHIASPQDRARYSYVVAKLYARNGNFERSLHYLRKAIEEGYPHIESVYKDEEFAALRKDPRFEELMNSRPQAIPQ, encoded by the coding sequence ATGCTTCGCCTTCTCGCACTGACCACGTGCATCCTGGCCGCTGCCGTCGCTTTCGCGCAGGGGCCCACTCCGCTGACCGGCCCGGCCACCCAGGAAAGCACGGCCCTGGCCCCATCGCAATTCCATCATGCTGAGCCGCCGGATCCCAACATGACCGCGTCGCAACTGGAAGGTCAGGCCGATACCCTGCGCGCCCAGAAGTATTACGCCGACGCCATCGATTATTACCGGGCTGCGCTCGCCAAATCGCCCAAAGCGGCCTCGCTGTGGAACAAGCTGGGGATCGCGGAGCTCCAGCTCATGCGATACGTCGATGCCGGGAAGGACTTCGATCGCGCCGTGAAACTCGAACCGGGGCTGTCCGACGCGGTCAACAACAGGGGCGTCGTCTTCTATATCCAGCAGGATTACAAGAAAGCCATCAAGCTGTATCGCAAAGCCATCGGATTGCGGCCCGGATCAGCGTCCTTCCACAGCAACCTGGCGACCGCACTCTTTTCACGCCAGGAGTTCGACAAAGCCAGTGCTGAGTACCTCCGAGCCCTCGAACTCGATCCCGACATCCTCGAACGCCAATCCAGCGGCGGGATCCAGGCGCATATCGCCTCCCCCCAGGACCGCGCCCGCTACTCCTACGTCGTGGCCAAGCTGTACGCGCGCAACGGCAATTTCGAGCGCTCGCTGCACTATCTCCGCAAGGCCATAGAAGAAGGCTACCCGCACATCGAGTCGGTCTATAAAGACGAGGAATTCGCCGCCTTGCGCAAGGACCCGCGCTTCGAGGAGCTGATGAACTCCAGGCCGCAAGCGATACCTCAGTAG
- a CDS encoding replication-associated recombination protein A yields MGLFQPLPKDESLDRTQPLAARMRPRTLEEFVGQEHILAPGKPLRLQIERDDPGSLIFWGPPGVGKTTLARIIANMTRSEFIQFSAVLSGIKEIKAVMADADKARQYGTRTIVFVDEIHRFNKAQQDAFLPYVESGAIRLIGATTENPSFEIISALLSRTRVYVLNPLTEEQIVTLLRRALADREHGLGDMEMKMADAVLEKIASYSSGDARSAYNVLELAAKAAGKGGIITDEIVKDALQKRVLLYDKAGEEHYNLISALHKSVRNSDPDAALYWLARMLEAGEEPLYIARRVVRMAVEDIGLADPNALAVTLAVKDAVDFLGQPEGDLALAEAVVYLSVAPKSNALYTAYGAVRGDVEQTVAEPVPLHLRNAPTGLMKNIGYGKGYQYAHDLDEKVADMQCLPDNLKNRRYYHPTDQGVEKRIRERLEEIRKLRKSR; encoded by the coding sequence ATGGGCTTGTTCCAACCGCTTCCGAAAGACGAGAGTCTCGACCGCACGCAGCCTCTGGCGGCGCGCATGCGGCCGCGCACGCTCGAGGAATTCGTCGGCCAGGAGCACATCCTCGCGCCCGGCAAGCCGTTGCGCCTGCAGATCGAGCGCGACGACCCCGGCTCGCTCATTTTCTGGGGACCTCCGGGCGTGGGCAAGACCACTCTGGCGCGGATCATCGCCAACATGACCCGCTCGGAATTCATCCAGTTCTCCGCCGTGCTCTCCGGCATCAAGGAGATCAAAGCGGTGATGGCCGACGCCGACAAGGCCCGCCAGTACGGCACCCGCACCATCGTCTTCGTGGACGAGATCCACCGCTTCAACAAGGCGCAGCAGGACGCCTTCCTGCCCTACGTCGAGTCCGGCGCCATCCGCCTCATCGGCGCCACCACCGAGAATCCCTCGTTCGAGATCATCTCCGCCCTGCTCTCACGCACCCGCGTGTACGTGCTCAACCCGCTGACCGAAGAGCAGATCGTAACGCTGCTCCGCCGCGCGCTGGCCGACCGCGAGCACGGCCTGGGCGACATGGAGATGAAGATGGCCGACGCCGTGCTGGAGAAGATCGCCAGCTACTCCAGCGGCGACGCCCGCAGCGCCTACAACGTGCTCGAGCTTGCCGCCAAGGCCGCGGGCAAGGGCGGCATCATCACCGATGAAATCGTTAAAGACGCGCTCCAGAAGCGCGTCCTGCTCTACGACAAGGCGGGCGAGGAGCACTACAACCTCATCTCCGCGCTGCACAAGTCGGTGCGCAACTCCGATCCCGACGCCGCCCTCTACTGGCTGGCGCGCATGTTGGAAGCCGGCGAGGAGCCGCTCTACATCGCGCGCCGCGTGGTGCGCATGGCGGTCGAGGACATCGGCTTGGCCGATCCCAACGCGCTCGCCGTCACCCTCGCAGTAAAAGATGCCGTGGATTTCTTGGGGCAACCGGAAGGCGATCTCGCGCTGGCTGAAGCGGTCGTCTATCTCTCGGTCGCGCCCAAATCGAACGCGCTCTACACCGCGTACGGTGCGGTGCGGGGCGATGTCGAACAGACCGTCGCCGAACCGGTGCCGCTCCACCTGCGTAACGCGCCCACCGGTTTGATGAAGAATATCGGCTACGGCAAGGGCTACCAGTATGCCCACGACCTCGACGAAAAAGTGGCGGACATGCAGTGCCTGCCCGACAATCTGAAAAACCGCCGCTACTACCACCCGACCGATCAGGGCGTGGAGAAGCGCATCCGCGAGCGCCTCGAAGAGATCCGGAAGCTACGCAAGTCTCGGTAA
- a CDS encoding transposase has product MTKGLKRVYNGRDLHYITCSCYRRRPLLGTAKRRDTFAKILEQVRQRYRFVVVGYVVMPEHILLLISEPEVGDPSAVMQVLKQRVARRLLPKGPRQSLHHGWEQSELWPFQAEPHFWQRRFYDLNVWSQRKRVEKLDYMHQNPVRRRLVSTPELWRWSSFRAYAFGEEGLVKINYGWRPAKLRRIQPAA; this is encoded by the coding sequence GTGACCAAGGGTCTGAAACGGGTCTACAACGGGCGAGACCTGCACTACATCACCTGCAGTTGTTACCGCCGGCGGCCGCTGTTGGGGACGGCGAAGCGGCGCGACACCTTCGCGAAGATACTGGAGCAAGTACGCCAGCGGTACCGATTCGTGGTGGTGGGATACGTGGTCATGCCGGAGCACATTCTTCTGCTGATCAGTGAACCGGAGGTCGGAGATCCGTCCGCGGTCATGCAGGTGCTGAAGCAGCGGGTGGCGCGCCGGCTGCTGCCGAAAGGCCCGCGCCAGTCCCTGCACCACGGCTGGGAACAATCAGAACTGTGGCCATTCCAAGCCGAGCCGCACTTCTGGCAGCGGCGGTTCTATGATCTCAATGTCTGGAGCCAACGCAAACGAGTGGAGAAGCTGGATTATATGCACCAGAATCCAGTGAGACGCAGGCTGGTGAGCACGCCGGAACTGTGGCGGTGGAGCAGCTTCCGGGCTTATGCTTTCGGGGAGGAAGGGTTGGTGAAGATCAACTACGGCTGGAGGCCGGCGAAGTTACGGCGGATTCAGCCTGCCGCGTGA
- a CDS encoding IS1595 family transposase, which yields MKDPKEIKLPRTLQQAVQMYSDGQTCVDTVAALRWPDGVPRCPKCAKTEHYYISTQQRFKCKACRHQFSVKQGSIFEDSPIPLSKWLIATWMLANCRNGVSSYEIARATGVTQKSAWFMLHRLRLAMRNRSGFKLGGPGSECEADETYVGGKLRNMHVRKRAELRGSGGAIRNKAIVMGTIDRTAGKARAEVVPYLHRDTMDAMVRKHVKYGSTVYTDSHIGYDHLGWRYNHAVVNHMEEYVRGRVHTQGIENFWSLLKRGLNGTYVSVEPFHLHRYLDEQVFRYNNRKDENDKPVPDSVRFAELLSQIAGRRLTFAEVTGKVGETTN from the coding sequence ATGAAAGACCCCAAAGAAATCAAACTCCCACGCACCTTGCAGCAAGCCGTGCAGATGTACAGCGACGGGCAGACCTGCGTGGATACTGTTGCTGCGCTACGTTGGCCCGATGGCGTGCCGCGCTGCCCGAAGTGCGCTAAGACTGAGCACTACTACATAAGCACTCAGCAGCGATTCAAATGCAAGGCGTGTCGCCATCAGTTCTCCGTCAAGCAAGGCAGCATTTTCGAGGACTCGCCTATCCCGCTCTCCAAGTGGCTGATCGCGACTTGGATGCTGGCGAACTGCCGCAACGGTGTCAGTTCTTACGAGATTGCACGCGCTACCGGAGTTACCCAAAAGAGCGCATGGTTCATGCTGCATCGGCTCAGACTCGCCATGCGGAATCGTTCTGGCTTTAAGCTTGGCGGCCCAGGTTCGGAGTGCGAAGCGGACGAAACTTACGTTGGCGGCAAGCTGCGCAATATGCACGTTCGCAAACGCGCCGAATTGCGCGGATCGGGCGGCGCTATCCGCAACAAGGCGATTGTGATGGGAACTATTGACCGTACTGCTGGCAAAGCGCGTGCTGAAGTCGTGCCGTACCTGCATCGGGACACTATGGATGCGATGGTGCGGAAGCACGTCAAGTATGGTTCCACTGTCTACACCGACAGCCACATCGGATACGACCACTTGGGATGGCGGTACAACCATGCGGTCGTGAATCACATGGAAGAGTACGTCCGTGGCCGCGTACACACTCAGGGAATCGAGAATTTCTGGTCGCTGCTGAAACGCGGATTGAATGGCACTTACGTCTCAGTCGAACCGTTCCATCTGCATCGCTATTTGGATGAGCAGGTTTTCCGCTACAACAATCGAAAAGACGAAAACGATAAGCCTGTGCCGGACAGTGTGCGCTTCGCAGAATTGCTATCGCAGATCGCGGGACGCAGGCTGACTTTTGCGGAAGTCACTGGCAAGGTGGGAGAAACGACTAACTAA
- a CDS encoding DUF4115 domain-containing protein, translating to MGSFGERMQREREMRGITLEEIAESTKIGTRSLRALEGEDFDKLPGGIFNKGFVRAYAKYLGIDEEQAVTDFMAAYGEFQQQQPASTTPETPAAEEPLLSLNMLVVGGAIVLLVLIFAAWRFHEPIAGAASRMVHRAKPAPAAQVPSTVAAAPKPAPAAPAAAPLDNISTPGAASNSPAGVPGAARTTASAASQNPMLSGASTVSPAVAALPGEFVLQIRARQDSWVSITADDKVLMQGTLKGEKTIRAKNKVVLTTGNAGAVELSFNGQPQPTLGAGNQVKTVVFTPDGLQR from the coding sequence ATGGGATCGTTTGGCGAACGCATGCAGCGTGAGCGCGAAATGCGCGGGATCACGCTGGAGGAGATTGCCGAATCCACCAAGATCGGCACCCGCTCCCTGCGCGCGCTCGAGGGGGAGGATTTCGACAAGCTTCCCGGCGGCATCTTCAACAAAGGATTCGTCCGCGCCTACGCCAAGTATCTCGGCATCGATGAGGAACAGGCGGTCACCGATTTCATGGCCGCCTACGGGGAGTTCCAGCAGCAACAGCCGGCGTCCACTACGCCCGAAACCCCGGCAGCCGAGGAGCCGCTGCTGTCACTGAACATGCTGGTGGTGGGCGGCGCGATCGTCCTGCTGGTGCTGATCTTTGCCGCCTGGCGCTTCCACGAACCCATCGCCGGAGCTGCCAGCCGCATGGTGCACCGGGCGAAGCCCGCACCGGCGGCGCAGGTGCCCTCGACCGTCGCGGCCGCTCCGAAGCCCGCCCCGGCGGCTCCTGCGGCCGCTCCTCTGGACAACATCTCCACGCCCGGGGCGGCCAGTAACTCGCCGGCAGGCGTTCCTGGCGCCGCTCGCACGACGGCTTCCGCGGCGTCGCAGAATCCCATGTTGTCCGGCGCCAGCACGGTGAGTCCCGCGGTAGCGGCGCTTCCCGGCGAGTTCGTGCTTCAGATCCGCGCCCGCCAGGATTCCTGGGTCTCGATCACCGCCGACGACAAGGTCCTCATGCAAGGCACCTTGAAGGGCGAGAAGACCATCCGGGCGAAGAACAAGGTCGTCCTCACCACGGGCAACGCCGGGGCGGTCGAGCTCTCGTTCAATGGCCAGCCGCAACCGACGCTCGGCGCCGGCAACCAGGTCAAGACCGTCGTTTTTACTCCCGACGGCTTGCAGCGATAG
- a CDS encoding cyclase family protein, with the protein MKLKTFAVAVALLLGLFLFAQRRTSLAPQAQFKAAVDLTHSISEKSPNWEGTEKSPFEARQLGHLDKDGYFSRYISLPEHFSTHIDAPAHFASGAWTVDQIPPERLIAPLVVLDVTKKVDADPEHVVSVEDIAAWEQANGQIPSGAVVVARTGWSARWYSMEKYRNADAKGMHFPGFGEPAVRFLVEARSIVGLGIDTLSVDPGSSKTFPVHQYVAAHNVYNLENVAYLEQVPPSGALLVVAPAKLEGGSGGPVRLLALIR; encoded by the coding sequence ATGAAGCTGAAGACCTTCGCCGTCGCGGTCGCTCTCCTGCTCGGGTTGTTCCTGTTCGCCCAGCGGCGTACGTCGCTGGCGCCGCAGGCCCAGTTCAAGGCCGCCGTGGATCTCACGCATTCGATCAGCGAGAAATCGCCCAACTGGGAAGGCACCGAAAAGAGTCCCTTCGAGGCCAGGCAACTCGGACACCTCGACAAGGACGGATACTTCTCGCGCTACATCTCTTTACCCGAGCACTTCTCCACTCACATCGACGCGCCCGCGCACTTCGCCTCCGGCGCCTGGACCGTGGATCAGATCCCGCCCGAGCGCCTCATCGCTCCGCTCGTGGTGCTCGATGTCACGAAGAAAGTCGATGCCGATCCCGAGCACGTGGTTTCGGTCGAGGACATCGCCGCCTGGGAGCAGGCCAACGGACAGATCCCATCGGGCGCGGTGGTCGTGGCCCGCACCGGGTGGTCCGCGCGCTGGTATTCGATGGAGAAGTACCGCAACGCCGACGCCAAGGGCATGCATTTTCCCGGCTTCGGCGAACCCGCGGTCCGCTTCCTGGTCGAGGCGCGCAGCATCGTCGGCCTGGGCATCGACACTCTCAGCGTGGATCCCGGCTCGTCGAAGACCTTCCCCGTCCACCAGTACGTAGCCGCGCACAACGTCTACAACCTGGAGAACGTCGCCTATCTGGAGCAGGTGCCTCCCAGTGGCGCCTTACTGGTGGTGGCGCCGGCCAAGCTCGAAGGCGGCTCCGGCGGCCCCGTCCGCCTCCTCGCTCTCATCCGATAG
- a CDS encoding threonylcarbamoyl-AMP synthase, with product MPAEIIRINPATPESRLIQYVAEQIRAGQVLGMPTDTFYGLAADPFNLRAVEHIYDVKSRSKHKPLSLLIESVDQAEELTKPLSEQFYALARKFWPGPLTLIVRGASRLPLKVTANTGNVALRVPAAKIPIEVVRAAQVPITATSANVSGAAECTTAEGVREQLGTKIPVIVDGGPSPRNVASTIIDLTDEKGRWRVLREGAITTQEIAEFLGHEGLA from the coding sequence TTGCCCGCCGAGATCATCAGGATCAATCCCGCCACGCCCGAATCCCGGCTCATCCAATACGTTGCCGAGCAGATCCGGGCCGGACAGGTGCTGGGCATGCCCACGGACACGTTTTACGGCCTGGCGGCGGACCCGTTCAACCTGCGCGCCGTGGAGCACATCTACGACGTGAAGTCGCGCTCCAAGCACAAGCCGCTGTCGCTGCTGATCGAGAGCGTGGACCAGGCGGAAGAACTCACCAAACCGCTCTCCGAGCAGTTCTACGCCCTGGCGCGGAAGTTCTGGCCGGGGCCGCTGACGCTGATTGTGCGCGGGGCGTCGCGGCTGCCGCTGAAGGTGACGGCGAACACGGGGAACGTGGCGCTGCGCGTGCCCGCGGCCAAGATCCCGATCGAAGTGGTGCGCGCGGCGCAGGTGCCGATCACCGCGACCTCGGCCAACGTGAGCGGCGCCGCAGAGTGCACCACAGCGGAAGGGGTGCGCGAGCAACTGGGCACCAAGATCCCGGTGATCGTGGACGGAGGGCCGTCGCCGCGCAACGTGGCCTCGACTATCATCGACCTGACCGACGAAAAGGGGCGCTGGCGCGTGCTGCGCGAAGGCGCCATCACCACCCAGGAGATCGCGGAATTCCTCGGCCACGAGGGCCTGGCATAG
- a CDS encoding sensor domain-containing diguanylate cyclase produces the protein MSRASPPGRGTLALMSEAAAADRHRQIQELNIFHDVAKALTSSLNLDSVLQTIMDKMAEYFRPDTWSLLMVDEAKDELYFAIAVGDAAEALKTVRLKMGEGIAGWVARHGESLIVPDVRTDPRFAKRIDEMTKWQTRSIICVPLKSKQRVLGVIQLINCAVETFVEKEMFFLHALCDYAAIAIDNARAVEKIQELTITDDCTGLYNARHLYKTLEAEVYRSARFGYEFSVLFIDLDHFKQVNDTHGHLVGSKLLAEVGYSIKSHLRLIDYAFRYGGDEFVILLPQTSKEAALVVAKRIRDVFRTAPMLKDDNLNLNIRASLGLASYPDDAKSAHEIIRQADEMMYMVKNSTRDNIAVAQQGIVK, from the coding sequence ATGAGCCGCGCTTCTCCGCCAGGACGAGGGACTCTCGCACTCATGTCTGAGGCTGCCGCGGCCGACCGTCATCGACAGATCCAGGAGCTCAACATCTTCCACGATGTTGCGAAGGCACTTACGTCTTCGCTCAACCTGGACTCCGTCCTGCAGACCATCATGGACAAAATGGCGGAGTACTTCCGGCCGGACACCTGGTCGCTGCTGATGGTGGACGAGGCCAAGGATGAGCTGTATTTCGCCATCGCAGTGGGCGACGCCGCCGAGGCCCTGAAGACGGTCCGGCTGAAGATGGGCGAGGGCATCGCGGGATGGGTGGCGCGGCACGGCGAGTCGCTGATCGTGCCCGACGTGCGCACCGACCCGCGCTTCGCCAAGCGCATCGACGAGATGACCAAGTGGCAGACCCGCTCCATCATCTGCGTGCCGCTGAAGTCCAAGCAGCGGGTGCTGGGCGTGATCCAGCTCATCAACTGCGCGGTCGAGACCTTCGTCGAGAAGGAGATGTTCTTCCTGCACGCGCTCTGCGACTACGCCGCCATCGCCATCGACAACGCGCGCGCGGTGGAGAAGATCCAGGAACTCACCATCACCGACGACTGCACCGGCCTGTACAATGCGCGGCACCTGTACAAGACGCTGGAAGCCGAGGTCTACCGCTCGGCCCGCTTCGGCTACGAATTCAGCGTGTTGTTCATCGATCTGGACCATTTCAAGCAGGTCAACGACACCCACGGCCACCTGGTCGGAAGCAAGCTGCTGGCCGAGGTGGGATACAGCATCAAGAGCCACCTGCGCCTGATCGACTACGCCTTCCGCTACGGCGGCGACGAGTTCGTGATCCTGCTGCCACAGACCAGCAAGGAAGCGGCGCTGGTGGTGGCCAAGCGCATCCGCGACGTCTTCCGCACCGCTCCCATGCTGAAGGACGACAATCTTAACCTCAACATCCGGGCGAGCCTCGGCCTTGCCTCCTACCCCGACGACGCCAAAAGCGCGCACGAGATCATCCGCCAGGCAGACGAGATGATGTACATGGTCAAGAACTCGACCCGCGACAACATTGCGGTGGCGCAGCAGGGGATCGTGAAGTAA